The Pukyongia salina genome segment CATGGCCATCTTTATTCATAAAGGGTAATAAAGCCTGAGTCATAGTTACTACACCAAATAAATTTACTTCAAAGGACCGTTGGAAATCGTGAGACGTTAGTTTAGCAAAGGGTTTATTCACCAGGTACCCGGAATTATTGATTAGAATATCCACTCGTCCCCATTTTGATTCTACAAATTCGGATACTTTTTGAATATCTCCTTTACTCGTAATGTCGCATGGGAAACACCAGCAATTGGAGATCTCCATCCCGGAAACGGGTACATCATTTCTCGATAAGGCCAGAATATTGTGATCGGTGTTTGCGAGTAATCCTACTAATTCGTAACCAATACCGCGACTAGTCCCAGTGATAACTATATTTTTCTTCATTTTCTAAAGATAAACAAATCCCGCACCTTCCTGTATGGAGAATGCGGGACCTGTAGTTTAAATATTCCTTTACCCCAACTACACGAACATAGTCACAGGATTTTCTATATACTGTCTTAAGGTTTGCAGGAACTTTGCCCCGGTTGCTCCATCCACCGTTCTATGGTCACAGGCTAGTGTTACCGTCATCGTATTACCAATTGCAATAGCTCCGTTTTTAACGACAGGTTTTTCTACTATCGCACCTACAGATAGAATTGCCGAATTAGGCTGATTGATGATAGAAGTAAATTCCTTGATCCCGAACATTCCCAAATTAGATACTGTAAAAGTACTACCCTGCATCTCGTCTGGAGTTAACTTTTTGTCTCTTGCTTTACCGGCTAGTTCTTTAACTGCCGCTCCAATTTGCGAGAAGGTCATATTATCGGCAAACTTCAGTACAGGAACTACCAGGCCTTCATCAACTGCTACAGCAACGCCTACATGAATATGCTTCGCGATCCTGGTCACTTTATCATCCCATTGCGAATTGACCTGCGGATGTTTACGCAAAGCCATTGCGCAAGCTTTTACGATCATGTCGTTAAAAGAGATCTTCACATCCGGATTGCTGTTAATAGCAGCTCTGGATGCGATAGCGTTATCCATATCCAATTCAATGGTTAGATAATAATGCGGAGCAGTAAACTTTGATTCTCCAAGACGTTTGGCGATCGTCTTACGCATTTGTGAGTTTGTGGTCTCTTCGAAACTTTCCTCTCCCACCGGAACATAAGCTGCCACTCCTGCGGCTGTGGGCTGATAATTCTCTATATCACGCTTTACAATTCGGCCATTTTCTCCAGAACCACGTACACTAGACAATGCAATACCTTTCTCCTCTGCTAATTTCTTAGCGAGCGGTGATGCAAAGATTCTACCAGTCGCATTTGCTGATGAAGTCGATTGGCTAACCGCCACAGATTTATTCTCTTTTGCCGGTTGTTCTTGTGGTTTGGATTCCGGTGCCACAACTTTCTTGGTCTCTTTGGGTGCTTCGGCTGGTTTTGCGGACAGATTTACGGCAGAAACGTCCGTTCCAGCAGGACCAATAATTGCCAGTAAGGCATCCACCTTAGCAGTTTCTCCTTCAGCAATACCAATTTTTAGTAAGGTTCCGGAATAGAAAGACTCAAATTCCATAGTGGCTTTGTCTGTCTCGATCTCGGCCAATATATCGCCTTCTTCCACCTTATCTCCCTCTTTCTTAAGCCAGCTTGCTACGGTACCTTCTTCCATAGTATCACTAAGGCGAGGCATCGTAATGATCTCCACACCATCAGGAATTTTAGAATCTTCAGACGAAGCCGATTCTTTGGCAGGTTCTTCCTTGGTTGCAGCTTCGGTATTTTCTTCAACAGATTTTTCGACTTCTTCGTTACCATTCAGCAATCCAGAAATATCCTCTCCTTCTTCCCCAATAATTGCCAATAATTTATCCACTTCGGCAGTTTCTCCTTCAGCAATACCAATATGGAGTAAGGTTCCTTCGTAGAACGACTCGAACTCCATGGTGGCTTTGTCTGTTTCGATCTCTGCAAGTATATCACCTTCCTTCACTTTATCTCCTACCTTCTTCAGCCAGCTTGCTACTGTTCCTTCCTCCATGGTGTCGCTAAGGCGCGGCATGGTTATAATTTCTGCCATAGTTTATAATTTATGAGGTAAAAAAGGATAATCTTCCTGCTCGTAAACAGTATCGTACATTACATTCTTTTCCGGATATGGCGACTCTTCTGCGAATTTTTCGCACTCACTCACCCTATCCTTAACCCGCTGATCTATAACTTTTATTTCGTCTTCGGTCGCCCACTTCTTTTCGTAGATATGGTGAAGCACATAATCTATTGGGTCTTCTTCTTGTTTTTTCGCAACTTCCTCCTTCGTTCTATAATGTTGCGCATCACTCATGGAGTGTCCGCGATATCGGTACGTACGAATCTCAAGGAAGGTTGGTCCATCTCCTCTTCTCGCTCGTGAAATTGCCTCATCCATTTCCTTGGCAACCACTTCTGGTTTCATACCATCTACTGGCTTACAAGGCATATCGTAGCCTAATCCAAGTTTATAAATATCTGTATGATTGGCAGTTCGAGCCACGGAAGTTCCCATGGCATAACCGTTGTTCTCTACACAAAATACCACTGGTAATTTCCATAGCATCGCGAGATTGAAAGTTTCGTGTAAGGATCCTTGTCTGGTTGCTCCGTCGCCCATGTAAGTTAAGGTAACGGCATCTCTTTCGTGATACTTATCGGCGAATGCCAGGCCGGCACCCAAAGGTATTTGACCCCCTACAATACCATGACCTCCATAGAAACGATGTTCTTTAGAAAAGATGTGCATAGAGCCACCAAGACCCTGAGACGTTCCTGTTCCTTTTCCGTAGAGCTCGGCCATCACCCGTTTGGGATCCACGCCCATTCCTATTGGCTGCACATGATTACGATAGGCAGTGATCATTCTATCTTTAGTAAGATCCATGGCATGCAGGGCTCCGGCTAAAACGGCTTCCTGTCCATTGTACAAATGGAGGAATCCTCTCACTTTTTGATTTATATATACCTGTGCTAGTTTGTCTTCAAACTTGCGCCAGAAGAGCATATCCTCATACCACTGAAGATAAGTTTGTTTCGTAATTTTTTTCATTTACTGAAGTATGCTTATACCAAATTCCAGATCCGATATAAATTTCGCGAATAACAAAAATACTATATTCTGAAGGACTAGAAAAAACCAAATGATTAAAAAAAAAACGAAAACGATTTAGTTAAGAATCCCGAGTTCTTATTCAAGGAACGAACTATCGAATACAAGGGGTAAAAGATCTCTCACCGAGGCTGCTTTAACTACCTTTCCTGTCTCTCCCATAAAATAAATAGCAATAGGGTTGTCTTGCTTTACTTCATATTCTGCCAAAGCTTGCCTGCAGGCACCACAAGGCGGTGTTGGTTTGTTTATTTCCTTCTGAAGGGACCTAACGGTAAGAGCGAGACTATTAATACTTTCGTTCGGGTAATTAGACCCCGCATGGAAAACAGCTACTCTTTCGGCACACAAACCCGAAGGAAATGCCGCGTTCTCCTGGTTGTTCCCGGTTATGATCTGGCCCGATTTCAATTCGAGCGCAGCGCCCACCATAAAACGCGAATAAGGCGCATAAGCATTGTCTCTTGCCTGCTGCGCCTTATTCATTAATTTTTGGATGCTATCCGGTAGCTCCGCGATCGACTCGTAGATCTCCAGATATGTCTCCAGTTTATGTTTTTTCAATGTTCTAGTATTCGTCGTACTCGTCCCCAAAGTTGAAGGTAAGTCCAAAACGAAGTGTCCCTTCAAGCGGGCTTCTCACTTTCGAAGTTGAGAATAAATATGAGATATCAATATTTATAGCTGTATACCTGAATCCGGCTCCTAATGACAAGAACTTTCTGGATCCCTTCAGGTCACTTTCATTGAAATAACCTGTACGAAATGCAAATACATCCTGATACCAGTATTCCGCTCCCAGAGCCCAGGTAAATTCTTTTAATTCTTCAGAGAATCCATCAGGTGCATCTCCAAACGATTTAAACATCCCGGAGAAGAAACTAATAGCTTCGTACTCTTCGTCATCCTCTGCATCAATGTCTCCATCACCGTCGAAATCCTGAGGTGTAGGAACCAGTAATTTATTTACTTCTACGTTAAGACCCACTTTGTTATAAGGGTCCAGGATGAAATCGAATCCTCCACCCAATGCCAGATTGGTAGGAAGGTTGTTTTCCTGCCCAACTTCATCATACTTGATCTTTGGACCTATGTTCGAAATATTGAATCCAGCTCTCCATCTACCATCGAAATCGTTATACGCGATCTCTTCACTCTGATAAAAACCGGCAATATCTACAGCAAATGAACTAGCTGCTGAAGCATCCTCGCTGGCCGCCTGAATCTTCAGGTCTGAGCGTAGGTATCTACCGGCAACCGCCATCGAGAATCGCTCACTTAGACGAAGTGCATAAGATACATCGAAGGTAAATTCATTTGGACTCTGGATAAGAGGATCCTGCTCGATGGTTTCGCGCAGTTCGATATCTCCAAGACTGAAATATCTCAAACTCGCTCCAATGGCACTTCGCTCGTTTATCCTGTTGTAATATGTTAGATTTCCAAGGAATATATCGTTTACTAACTGACTTAAATATGGCGTATACGTAATACCAACACCCTGCTTTGAGATCGCAAATGCGTATTTGGCAGGATTCCACTGTTGAGAAAAGGCGTCTGCAGAAGTAGCAACACCTATATCCCCCATACCTGCGGCACGTGCGTCAGCAGCAATTAAAACGAATGGAACAGCGGTGGTAATTACTCGCTGATTCGCAGTGGAATTGTCCTGAGCAACTGCCTGAAATACAAATAGACAAATGAATATTGGGATAAAAATTTTCTTCATGAGGTTCTAATTTTCGACAAATATAGTTTAAATTTTATAGGATAACCAGTTTTTCAAATTTTTCAATTTGCTGGTTAGTTAACGTAGATTTTACCGTAAGCTTGTATACATAGACGCCTTTTCCAATTTTATCTCCAAAATCATCCAGGCCGTCCCAGACTATATCTCTGGAGAGGAATCCATCGGTATTTACAATCTGATTTTTAGTCCAAACCACCTTCCCGGTCACAGTAAATACCTGCACCTGTACTTCAAGTGGTTCGAAAGGTCTGTTATGGTTAAACCAGAATTCGGTATAGTTTACAAATGGATTTGGGTAATTAAGTACCCGGGTCACTTCCAGTTCGTCATTACCCGCCACTACAAATTGAATGTCCATTGTAGACGAATTATTGTACACATCCCAGGCTTTCAAAGTTAAGGTGTGTAAACCTTTTTCGAGATCCCTTAACTTATAGGTGGCCTTACCTTTTGTAAAGTCATCCACCTCCGCCTGATAGTATTCATTCAGGACAAATGGGTTGGCCTCATCTCCATCTATAATGGCTGTAATATCATGACCAATTCCACTAGCAGTATTGATACCATTCTCATCCTCGAGTTTGGCAATAAGTATGGGTTCATTGTTTGTAATTCCACCGGAAACAAAACTCTCATCATTCATAAAGAGACTTATAAGTGGCCCTTCATTATCCTCCGGCGCATTTTCGTTAAGCCCGCCTACCCTCAGCCGAAGATCATAACCTGTCTGATCTTCCAGTTGTTCATTTCGCTGGGCATATAGACTTACCCTTCCCGTATCTACCGGGATCTGTATATCCCTGGGAACAACAAACTCGAATTCGAAGGTCCCGTTAGTCACCGTAGCCTGGCCATTGAACAAGATCTCGCCAAGGGTAATGAAATCCATGATAATTAACGGTCCCGGGTCGCCATTGGGTAAAATTTCTCTTGTTCCATCATTCCCCAGGGTCTGCCGCTCAACATTTTTGTCGTATACCTTTCCTTCGAGTACACCATTATAATTACTCAGTAAATTTCCGGCTTCGTCCACTACTTCTCCCCCAAGTCGCACCCTGCTCAATGCCTGTAACGTATCGGTAGATTGCTCTATAGGTACTCCATTAAGAGTGGTAAGTCTTACTTTTTGCTTCGGAAATGCAAGGTGCATAGCGGGATCACCTACATAGAACACAACGTATCTGTCGATTCTGGGCAGCAGGTTACGAGCAAGTCGTAGCGCTTCTGCAGGTGGATTTATATTATTGGTTCCGAAACCAAATAACTCCGGAGCCAATTGTATATTGTATTCTACACCGGTACCTACTGTTATGGACCGGGTGGTAGTAATAAGGGCTATAGCACCGCCGTTTCGGTTCCAATAAGTAAGTTCCCCGGCTGTTATACGCAATGGATTATCGAATTTCGTGAATTCGCATGTAACGGTAATCACGCATGGGTACTTTCCTTTATTCTGAAGTTCGATTGCCTGGTCCTTTGTAAAAACAAACTCCTTAGCCAGACCATCTTCCCCGCCATGTCCAAAGTAATTCACCACCAGGGCCCCAACTTCCAATGCATTACTCACCGCTTCGTTAACTTCGGGATAGCGATTTCCACCAGCTGATGTCTGCTGCTGATAAGAATCCATATGAATCTTCTTCACATTGATGAAGGGTTTTTCGGCCGAGATATCATCTCCTAGTTCGTCCAGATCGAATTGTAATCTTGAATCACCCCGATCATCGGCATCATCGGATACTAGTACAAAATTGTTCCTCCAGTTCCCGTAAGAACCTTTTGAATCGTACTCAATGATCTTATCAACAAGGGAATTGGCCAGCGATACGTTGTCTGCAAGGATACGGCCGGTAGCGATATCAGACATATCCGTTAAGGCCATCGTGCCATCCTCCGGATCCATCATAGCGTAATATTCGTCGCTCATATAAGATCTGAAGGTACTTACCTGATTTTGCCTGTCGTATATATGATAAACCGGTACTATATTGGTGTTGTTTGAAAGTCGGTCCTTATAGTCTACAGACGCATCCCCAAAGAGACACAAATACTTTACCCGTTTATCGGGTGAAGACGCGTTGTCATATACATACTTTACCATGTTTCTAATCGCTGAGATATCTTGCTGCCCAGAACTAAACTCTTCGTATATCTTGTCCAGCGGGATCACTTTTACATTCAACCCGTCACTATCTGCTCGATACCTGGCAAGGCGTAAGGCAGGTTGTAGTAAAAACGATGGTGTTACTATAATATAGTCTACATCCTTGAAATTCCCCGATTCGTCCCTAAAGATGGTTCCTTTAATATCCTGGTTAAGTACTACAGATTGTGCTGCCTGTACCGGTGTGAAATAATCGGCAGGATTAATAGCGACATATTCCCGCACCACACCCATAGAAGCCTTGAAGCTGAATGTAGAATTACCTCCTTC includes the following:
- a CDS encoding SDR family NAD(P)-dependent oxidoreductase: MKKNIVITGTSRGIGYELVGLLANTDHNILALSRNDVPVSGMEISNCWCFPCDITSKGDIQKVSEFVESKWGRVDILINNSGYLVNKPFAKLTSHDFQRSFEVNLFGVVTMTQALLPFMNKDGHVVNISSMGGVQGSTKFPGLAAYSSSKGALITLTEVLAEEYKETGPSFNVLALGAVQTEMLQEAFPGYKAPVTAKQMAKYIMEFALNGEQFYNGKLMQVSSSTP
- a CDS encoding pyruvate dehydrogenase complex dihydrolipoamide acetyltransferase — translated: MAEIITMPRLSDTMEEGTVASWLKKVGDKVKEGDILAEIETDKATMEFESFYEGTLLHIGIAEGETAEVDKLLAIIGEEGEDISGLLNGNEEVEKSVEENTEAATKEEPAKESASSEDSKIPDGVEIITMPRLSDTMEEGTVASWLKKEGDKVEEGDILAEIETDKATMEFESFYSGTLLKIGIAEGETAKVDALLAIIGPAGTDVSAVNLSAKPAEAPKETKKVVAPESKPQEQPAKENKSVAVSQSTSSANATGRIFASPLAKKLAEEKGIALSSVRGSGENGRIVKRDIENYQPTAAGVAAYVPVGEESFEETTNSQMRKTIAKRLGESKFTAPHYYLTIELDMDNAIASRAAINSNPDVKISFNDMIVKACAMALRKHPQVNSQWDDKVTRIAKHIHVGVAVAVDEGLVVPVLKFADNMTFSQIGAAVKELAGKARDKKLTPDEMQGSTFTVSNLGMFGIKEFTSIINQPNSAILSVGAIVEKPVVKNGAIAIGNTMTVTLACDHRTVDGATGAKFLQTLRQYIENPVTMFV
- the pdhA gene encoding pyruvate dehydrogenase (acetyl-transferring) E1 component subunit alpha, producing the protein MKKITKQTYLQWYEDMLFWRKFEDKLAQVYINQKVRGFLHLYNGQEAVLAGALHAMDLTKDRMITAYRNHVQPIGMGVDPKRVMAELYGKGTGTSQGLGGSMHIFSKEHRFYGGHGIVGGQIPLGAGLAFADKYHERDAVTLTYMGDGATRQGSLHETFNLAMLWKLPVVFCVENNGYAMGTSVARTANHTDIYKLGLGYDMPCKPVDGMKPEVVAKEMDEAISRARRGDGPTFLEIRTYRYRGHSMSDAQHYRTKEEVAKKQEEDPIDYVLHHIYEKKWATEDEIKVIDQRVKDRVSECEKFAEESPYPEKNVMYDTVYEQEDYPFLPHKL
- the cdd gene encoding cytidine deaminase, whose translation is MKKHKLETYLEIYESIAELPDSIQKLMNKAQQARDNAYAPYSRFMVGAALELKSGQIITGNNQENAAFPSGLCAERVAVFHAGSNYPNESINSLALTVRSLQKEINKPTPPCGACRQALAEYEVKQDNPIAIYFMGETGKVVKAASVRDLLPLVFDSSFLE
- the porV gene encoding type IX secretion system outer membrane channel protein PorV translates to MKKIFIPIFICLFVFQAVAQDNSTANQRVITTAVPFVLIAADARAAGMGDIGVATSADAFSQQWNPAKYAFAISKQGVGITYTPYLSQLVNDIFLGNLTYYNRINERSAIGASLRYFSLGDIELRETIEQDPLIQSPNEFTFDVSYALRLSERFSMAVAGRYLRSDLKIQAASEDASAASSFAVDIAGFYQSEEIAYNDFDGRWRAGFNISNIGPKIKYDEVGQENNLPTNLALGGGFDFILDPYNKVGLNVEVNKLLVPTPQDFDGDGDIDAEDDEEYEAISFFSGMFKSFGDAPDGFSEELKEFTWALGAEYWYQDVFAFRTGYFNESDLKGSRKFLSLGAGFRYTAINIDISYLFSTSKVRSPLEGTLRFGLTFNFGDEYDEY
- the porU gene encoding type IX secretion system sortase PorU, which translates into the protein MMRKVVLLCILCTLPVMLFGQSKTIKIDWGEKNTNQTTFNTNTQFSNLQKNKNESQTLELEGEWVMYSQIWEDTRPVNPNSIRVTGIKYGSLTADELSRIDRSVLPGKLSFTFNSTYSRDKLYTAFTIVPVISENGTLRKIESFTINYSYRTNQGGSKRIPITNSVLASGSWYKFRIEKTGIHRVDKSFLDNIGMNTDGIDPRTLKIYGHGGDPLPELNAENTEYDLPQNAIQVIGEEDGSFDSGDFILFYGKTAGFNSENPTNINPYSDETYYYITAGGEPGLRVQPMIEPSGNPTITISSFNDYQFHEEDDISPALVGRKWFGNRFDIENEQSFEFNFPNIVPGSEMEVDIKVASASDIATSMAISINGTSTNPLIFSPIMDPKLLDLRELVSTFPASGETVKVDLTYNNAGNPASIGYLDYIRIGALRQLNGTGQQLSFRYNDAATLNGVGEYQIANAGAFSQVWDVTEKGNITGKVNEGGNSTFSFKASMGVVREYVAINPADYFTPVQAAQSVVLNQDIKGTIFRDESGNFKDVDYIIVTPSFLLQPALRLARYRADSDGLNVKVIPLDKIYEEFSSGQQDISAIRNMVKYVYDNASSPDKRVKYLCLFGDASVDYKDRLSNNTNIVPVYHIYDRQNQVSTFRSYMSDEYYAMMDPEDGTMALTDMSDIATGRILADNVSLANSLVDKIIEYDSKGSYGNWRNNFVLVSDDADDRGDSRLQFDLDELGDDISAEKPFINVKKIHMDSYQQQTSAGGNRYPEVNEAVSNALEVGALVVNYFGHGGEDGLAKEFVFTKDQAIELQNKGKYPCVITVTCEFTKFDNPLRITAGELTYWNRNGGAIALITTTRSITVGTGVEYNIQLAPELFGFGTNNINPPAEALRLARNLLPRIDRYVVFYVGDPAMHLAFPKQKVRLTTLNGVPIEQSTDTLQALSRVRLGGEVVDEAGNLLSNYNGVLEGKVYDKNVERQTLGNDGTREILPNGDPGPLIIMDFITLGEILFNGQATVTNGTFEFEFVVPRDIQIPVDTGRVSLYAQRNEQLEDQTGYDLRLRVGGLNENAPEDNEGPLISLFMNDESFVSGGITNNEPILIAKLEDENGINTASGIGHDITAIIDGDEANPFVLNEYYQAEVDDFTKGKATYKLRDLEKGLHTLTLKAWDVYNNSSTMDIQFVVAGNDELEVTRVLNYPNPFVNYTEFWFNHNRPFEPLEVQVQVFTVTGKVVWTKNQIVNTDGFLSRDIVWDGLDDFGDKIGKGVYVYKLTVKSTLTNQQIEKFEKLVIL